A genomic segment from Roseibium algicola encodes:
- the rplN gene encoding 50S ribosomal protein L14, whose product MIQMQTNLDVADNSGARRVMCIKVLGGSKRKYAQVGDIIVVSVKEAIPRGRVKKGDVMKAVVVRTAKDIRRPDGSVIRFDRNAAVLVNNNKEPIGTRIFGPVPRELRAKNHMKIISLAPEVL is encoded by the coding sequence ATGATTCAGATGCAAACAAACCTCGACGTCGCGGATAATTCCGGCGCTCGTCGTGTCATGTGCATCAAAGTGCTCGGCGGCTCCAAGCGTAAATATGCCCAGGTAGGCGACATCATCGTCGTCTCCGTGAAAGAGGCAATTCCGCGGGGCCGCGTTAAGAAGGGCGACGTGATGAAGGCTGTCGTCGTGCGCACGGCAAAGGATATCCGCCGTCCCGATGGCAGCGTGATCCGGTTCGACCGCAATGCGGCCGTGCTGGTCAACAACAACAAGGAGCCGATCGGCACCCGTATCTTCGGACCGGTACCGCGTGAACTCCGTGCAAAGAACCATATGAAAATCATTTCGCTCGCGCCGGAGGTGCTCTGA
- the rplX gene encoding 50S ribosomal protein L24 produces MAAKIKKGDTVVVLTGRDKGKSGEVIQMLPADNKALVRGINMVRRHQKQTQTQEAGIVAKEAPIHLSNVALADPKDGKATRVGFKVQDDGTKVRVAKRSGDLIDG; encoded by the coding sequence ATGGCTGCGAAAATTAAAAAAGGCGACACGGTGGTTGTGCTGACCGGCCGTGACAAGGGTAAGTCCGGCGAAGTCATCCAGATGCTGCCGGCTGACAACAAGGCCCTGGTCCGCGGCATCAACATGGTTCGCCGCCACCAGAAGCAGACCCAGACGCAGGAAGCAGGCATCGTGGCCAAGGAGGCCCCGATTCACCTTTCCAACGTTGCACTGGCCGATCCGAAGGACGGCAAGGCGACCCGCGTCGGCTTCAAAGTGCAGGACGATGGCACCAAGGTCCGTGTGGCCAAGCGTTCGGGAGACCTGATCGATGGCTGA
- the tuf gene encoding elongation factor Tu — protein MAKEKFERNKPHVNIGTIGHVDHGKTTLTAAITMTLAETGGATAKAYDEIDGAPEEKARGITISTAHVEYETENRHYAHVDCPGHADYVKNMITGAAQMDGAILVCSAADGPMPQTREHILLARQVGVPALVVFMNKVDQVDDEELLELVEMEIRELLSSYEFPGDDIPIVKGSALAAVENRDPAIGRDAIRELMAQVDAYIPTPERPKDLPFLMPIEDVFSISGRGTVVTGRVERGIVKVGEEVEIVGIKDTQKTTVTGVEMFRKLLDSGEAGDNIGALIRGIAREDVERGQVLCKPGTVTPHTKFKAEAYILTKEEGGRHTPFFTNYRPQFYFRTTDVTGVVSLPEGTEMVMPGDNVSVEVELIVPIAMEEGLRFAIREGGRTVGAGVVASIIE, from the coding sequence ATGGCGAAAGAAAAATTTGAGCGCAACAAGCCGCACGTTAACATTGGCACGATTGGCCACGTTGACCACGGCAAGACGACGCTGACCGCAGCAATCACCATGACGCTGGCTGAAACCGGCGGTGCGACTGCAAAAGCTTACGACGAAATCGACGGCGCGCCTGAAGAAAAGGCTCGCGGCATCACCATCTCCACGGCACACGTTGAGTATGAGACGGAAAACCGTCACTACGCACACGTCGATTGCCCTGGTCACGCCGACTACGTCAAGAACATGATCACCGGTGCAGCGCAGATGGACGGCGCGATCCTGGTCTGTTCTGCCGCTGACGGCCCGATGCCGCAGACCCGCGAACACATCCTCCTGGCTCGCCAGGTTGGTGTTCCGGCTCTGGTCGTGTTCATGAACAAGGTTGACCAGGTCGACGACGAAGAGCTTCTCGAGCTCGTCGAAATGGAAATCCGCGAACTGCTGTCTTCCTACGAATTCCCGGGCGACGACATTCCGATCGTCAAGGGTTCTGCGTTGGCAGCCGTTGAAAACCGCGATCCGGCCATCGGCCGCGATGCGATCCGTGAGCTGATGGCTCAGGTCGACGCGTACATCCCGACCCCGGAGCGTCCGAAGGACCTTCCGTTCCTGATGCCGATCGAAGACGTCTTCTCGATCTCCGGCCGTGGTACGGTTGTGACCGGTCGTGTTGAGCGTGGCATCGTGAAGGTTGGCGAAGAAGTCGAAATCGTCGGCATCAAGGACACGCAGAAGACCACGGTCACCGGCGTTGAAATGTTCCGCAAGCTGCTGGACAGCGGCGAAGCAGGCGACAACATCGGCGCGCTGATCCGCGGTATCGCACGTGAAGACGTTGAGCGTGGCCAGGTTCTTTGCAAGCCGGGTACTGTTACCCCGCACACGAAGTTCAAGGCTGAGGCTTACATCCTCACCAAGGAAGAAGGTGGTCGTCACACCCCGTTCTTCACCAACTACCGCCCGCAGTTCTACTTCCGTACGACGGACGTGACCGGTGTGGTGTCCCTGCCGGAAGGCACGGAAATGGTGATGCCGGGCGACAACGTCTCCGTCGAGGTTGAGCTGATCGTGCCGATCGCCATGGAAGAAGGCCTGCGCTTCGCTATCCGCGAAGGTGGCCGTACCGTCGGCGCTGGCGTCGTCGCATCCATCATCGAATAA
- the rpmC gene encoding 50S ribosomal protein L29 → MKATDVRAKTLDELRSELEGLKKEQFNLRFQRATGQLENTARVRQIRRDIARIQTIMREKRVSANA, encoded by the coding sequence ATGAAGGCTACCGATGTACGGGCTAAGACCCTCGACGAGCTCCGCAGTGAGCTTGAAGGCCTGAAGAAAGAGCAGTTCAACCTGCGCTTCCAGCGGGCTACGGGTCAGCTTGAAAACACTGCGCGTGTCCGGCAGATCCGCCGTGATATCGCGCGTATCCAGACGATCATGCGCGAAAAGCGCGTGTCGGCGAACGCGTAA
- the rpsJ gene encoding 30S ribosomal protein S10: MNGQNIRIRLKAFDHRILDASTKEIVNTAKRTGAQVRGPVPLPTRIEKYTVLRGPHIDKKSRDQFEMRTHKRLLDIVDPTPQTVDALMKLDLAAGVDVEIKL; this comes from the coding sequence ATGAACGGTCAGAATATCCGGATCCGCCTGAAGGCGTTTGACCACCGTATTCTCGACGCCTCCACCAAGGAGATCGTCAATACGGCCAAGCGGACCGGTGCTCAGGTACGGGGTCCCGTGCCGCTGCCGACGCGGATCGAGAAGTACACGGTGCTTCGCGGGCCGCATATCGATAAGAAAAGCCGCGATCAGTTCGAGATGCGTACGCATAAGCGCCTTCTCGATATCGTTGATCCGACGCCCCAGACGGTGGACGCGCTCATGAAGCTCGACCTCGCCGCTGGTGTCGACGTCGAGATCAAGCTCTAA
- the rplC gene encoding 50S ribosomal protein L3 encodes MRSGVIAQKVGMTRIYNDAGEHVPVTVLRLENCQVVAHRTDEKNGYTALQLGAGTRKVKNTPKALRGHFAVAKVEPKRTVAEFRVSAENLIDVGAELTADHYVEGQFVDVTGTSIGKGFAGAMKRHNFGGGRASHGNSISHRSHGSTGQCQDPGRVFKGKKMAGHMGDARVTTQNLKVVRTDVERGLIMVEGSVPGAKGGWILVRDAIKKALPENVPVPGAFKATEATAAAGKESE; translated from the coding sequence ATGCGTTCTGGAGTGATCGCTCAGAAAGTGGGCATGACCCGCATCTATAACGATGCAGGCGAGCATGTTCCGGTCACCGTTCTGCGGCTGGAAAATTGCCAGGTGGTTGCCCACCGCACTGACGAAAAAAATGGTTACACTGCGCTGCAGCTCGGTGCAGGTACCCGTAAAGTAAAGAATACGCCGAAGGCACTGCGTGGCCACTTTGCTGTTGCAAAGGTTGAGCCGAAGCGGACCGTGGCCGAATTCCGCGTTTCTGCGGAAAACCTGATCGACGTTGGCGCGGAACTGACCGCTGACCACTACGTCGAAGGCCAGTTTGTCGACGTGACCGGCACTTCTATCGGTAAGGGTTTTGCCGGTGCCATGAAGCGTCACAACTTCGGTGGTGGCCGTGCATCGCACGGTAACTCGATCTCGCACCGTTCGCACGGTTCTACCGGTCAGTGTCAGGACCCGGGCCGCGTGTTCAAGGGCAAGAAAATGGCCGGTCACATGGGTGATGCCCGCGTGACCACGCAGAACCTGAAGGTTGTGCGCACTGATGTTGAGCGTGGCCTGATCATGGTCGAGGGCTCTGTTCCGGGCGCCAAGGGCGGCTGGATCCTGGTCCGCGACGCGATCAAAAAGGCGCTGCCGGAAAACGTTCCGGTTCCGGGTGCTTTCAAAGCAACCGAAGCGACTGCGGCCGCCGGGAAGGAGAGTGAGTGA
- the rplD gene encoding 50S ribosomal protein L4: protein MELQVKTLEGGAAGSITVSDEIFGLEPRTDLIHRVVRWQLAKRQAGTHKALGRSEVSGTTKKFVRQKGSGGARHGNKKAPQFRGGGKAFGPIVRDHSHDLPKKVRALGLKHALSAKAKTDSIVIVEDAKAAEAKTKALKAQLTKLGLTSALIIDGAEVDANFALASRNIPHLDVLPVQGINVYDILRANTLVLTKAAVSALEERFK from the coding sequence ATGGAACTCCAGGTCAAGACCCTCGAAGGTGGGGCGGCCGGTTCGATCACGGTGTCTGACGAGATCTTCGGTCTCGAGCCGCGCACCGATTTGATCCACCGTGTGGTGCGTTGGCAGCTGGCCAAGCGCCAGGCAGGTACCCACAAGGCACTGGGCCGTTCGGAAGTTTCCGGCACGACGAAGAAATTCGTCCGTCAGAAAGGTTCCGGCGGTGCACGTCACGGCAACAAGAAGGCCCCGCAGTTCCGCGGTGGTGGTAAGGCATTCGGCCCGATCGTTCGCGATCACAGCCATGACCTGCCGAAGAAGGTTCGCGCCCTCGGCCTGAAGCATGCCCTGTCGGCGAAAGCCAAGACAGACAGCATCGTTATTGTCGAAGACGCCAAGGCAGCCGAAGCAAAGACCAAGGCGCTCAAGGCACAGCTGACCAAGCTCGGCCTGACCAGCGCTCTGATCATTGACGGCGCCGAGGTCGATGCAAACTTCGCTCTGGCATCCCGCAACATTCCGCATCTGGATGTGCTGCCGGTTCAGGGCATCAACGTTTACGACATCCTGCGTGCCAACACCCTGGTGTTGACGAAGGCTGCGGTGTCCGCACTTGAGGAGCGCTTTAAATGA
- the rpsL gene encoding 30S ribosomal protein S12, whose amino-acid sequence MPTINQLIRKPRKDPPKRNKVPAMEACPQKRGVCTRVYTTTPKKPNSALRKVAKIRLTNGFEVIGYIPGEGHNLQEHSVVMIRGGRVKDLPGVRYHIIRGVLDTQGVKDRKQRRSKYGAKRPK is encoded by the coding sequence ATGCCGACCATCAACCAGTTGATCCGCAAGCCGCGGAAAGATCCGCCGAAGCGGAACAAGGTGCCGGCCATGGAGGCCTGCCCCCAGAAGCGTGGTGTTTGCACCCGCGTTTACACGACGACGCCGAAGAAGCCGAACTCGGCTCTGCGTAAGGTGGCCAAAATCCGCCTGACCAACGGCTTCGAAGTCATTGGCTACATCCCGGGTGAAGGTCACAACCTTCAGGAACACTCGGTGGTTATGATCCGCGGCGGTCGCGTAAAGGACTTGCCGGGTGTGCGCTACCACATCATCCGTGGTGTGCTCGATACCCAGGGCGTCAAGGATCGTAAGCAGCGCCGTTCGAAGTACGGCGCGAAGCGGCCGAAGTAA
- the rpsG gene encoding 30S ribosomal protein S7: MSRRHRAEKREINPDPKFGDIVVTKFMNSIMYDGKKSTAERIVYGAFDVVENKTRENPIEVFHAALENVMPQVEVRSRRVGGATYQVPVEVRTDRRQALAIRWLITAARNRNETTMVDRLSGELLDAANNRGTAVKKREDTHRMADANRAFSHYRW, from the coding sequence ATGTCCCGTCGTCACCGCGCTGAAAAACGCGAAATTAACCCGGATCCGAAGTTCGGGGATATCGTCGTAACGAAGTTCATGAACTCCATCATGTACGACGGTAAGAAGTCGACTGCCGAGCGCATCGTTTACGGTGCTTTCGACGTCGTCGAAAACAAGACCCGCGAGAACCCGATTGAAGTGTTCCACGCTGCTCTTGAAAACGTCATGCCGCAAGTGGAAGTTCGCTCCCGCCGTGTTGGTGGTGCGACCTACCAGGTCCCGGTCGAGGTTCGTACCGACCGCCGTCAGGCGCTGGCAATTCGCTGGCTGATCACTGCGGCTCGCAATCGTAACGAAACCACGATGGTTGACCGTCTTTCCGGCGAGCTGCTCGATGCAGCAAACAACCGTGGTACCGCAGTCAAGAAGCGCGAAGACACGCACCGGATGGCAGACGCCAACCGCGCATTCTCGCACTATCGCTGGTAA
- the rpsQ gene encoding 30S ribosomal protein S17, producing MPKRILQGTVVSDANDKTVTVNVERRFTHPLLKKTVRRTKKYRAHDETNQYKVGDIVQIEECAPISKNKRWTVVAQ from the coding sequence ATGCCGAAGCGTATCCTGCAGGGCACCGTTGTCAGCGACGCCAATGACAAGACGGTGACGGTGAATGTGGAGCGCCGCTTCACGCACCCGCTGCTGAAGAAGACTGTGCGCCGGACCAAGAAGTACCGCGCACACGACGAAACCAACCAGTACAAGGTTGGCGACATTGTTCAGATCGAAGAATGCGCGCCGATCTCTAAAAACAAACGTTGGACCGTGGTCGCTCAGTGA
- the rplP gene encoding 50S ribosomal protein L16, which yields MLQPKRTKFRKQHKGRIHGLSKGGTDLNFGAFGLKAIEPERVTARQIEAARRAMTRHMKRAGRVWIRIFPDVPVSSKPAEVRMGKGKGSPDYWACRVKPGRIMFEIDGVPEDIAREAMRLAAAKLPIKCRFVQRIGE from the coding sequence ATGCTGCAACCGAAGCGCACAAAGTTCCGCAAGCAGCACAAGGGCCGCATCCACGGCTTGTCGAAGGGAGGCACTGACCTCAACTTCGGCGCATTCGGTCTGAAGGCGATTGAGCCGGAGCGTGTTACGGCACGTCAGATCGAAGCGGCCCGCCGTGCTATGACCCGCCACATGAAGCGTGCGGGTCGTGTTTGGATCCGCATCTTCCCGGACGTCCCGGTTTCCTCGAAACCTGCTGAAGTCCGCATGGGTAAAGGTAAGGGTTCTCCGGATTACTGGGCTTGCCGTGTCAAGCCAGGCCGGATCATGTTCGAAATCGACGGTGTGCCGGAAGACATTGCGCGTGAAGCCATGCGTCTTGCTGCAGCCAAACTGCCGATCAAGTGCCGCTTCGTTCAGCGTATCGGCGAGTAG
- a CDS encoding 50S ribosomal protein L23 — translation MSKLPHYDKIVGPVITEKSTMASEENKVVFKVANDATKPEIKAAVEALFGVKVTAVNTLVRKGKVKRFRGRIGRQSDYKKAVVTLQEGHAIDVTTGL, via the coding sequence ATGAGCAAACTTCCTCACTACGACAAAATCGTCGGCCCGGTAATCACCGAAAAGTCGACGATGGCTTCCGAAGAGAACAAGGTTGTCTTCAAAGTTGCTAACGATGCAACGAAGCCGGAAATCAAGGCCGCAGTCGAAGCGCTGTTCGGTGTAAAGGTCACGGCAGTGAACACCCTGGTCCGCAAGGGCAAGGTCAAGCGCTTCCGCGGTCGCATCGGCCGTCAGTCCGACTACAAGAAGGCCGTCGTTACGCTGCAGGAAGGTCACGCAATCGACGTGACCACCGGGCTCTAA
- the fusA gene encoding elongation factor G, with amino-acid sequence MARTHKIEDYRNFGIMAHIDAGKTTTTERILFYTGKSHKIGEVHDGAATMDWMEQEQERGITITSAATTAFWKEKRLNIIDTPGHVDFTIEVERSLRVLDGAVALLDANAGVEPQTETVWRQADKYHVPRMIFVNKMDKLGADFDRCVKMIKERLGATPLVMQLPVGAESEFAGCIDLLEMKALIWQSENLGAAWDVVDIPADLVDRAQEARDALIETVVEVDEAVMEAYLEGEEPSIETLKKLIRKGTISTEFVPVFCGSAFKNKGVQPLLDAVVDYLPSPVEVPDIKGIDPKTESEIIRKSSDEEPLGLLAFKIANDPFVGSLTFCRIYSGVLNKGVSLLNTVKDKRERVGRMMQMHSNSREDIDVAYAGDIVAIAGLKDTTTGDTLCDPLKPVILERMEFPEPVIEIAVEPKTKGDQEKMGLALNRLAAEDPSFRVKTDEESGQTIIAGMGELHLDIIVDRMKREFKVEANIGAPQVAYRETITKVSEVDYTHKKQSGGSGQFARVKLVIEPAEPNEGYVFESKIVGGSIPKEYIPGVTKGIESVMSSGPLAGFPMLDIKATLIDGAYHDVDSSVLAFEIAGRAGFREGIAKAGPKLLEPIMKVEVVTPEDYMGDVIGDLNSRRGQIAGTENRGVVTVITAMVPLANMFGYVNNLRSMSQGRAQYSMVFDHYEQVPQAVAEEVQAKYA; translated from the coding sequence ATGGCGCGCACGCATAAAATCGAGGACTACCGCAACTTCGGCATCATGGCTCACATCGATGCTGGAAAGACCACTACGACTGAGCGGATCCTCTTCTACACTGGTAAGAGCCACAAGATCGGCGAAGTCCATGACGGCGCAGCCACCATGGACTGGATGGAGCAGGAGCAGGAGCGTGGCATCACGATCACCTCTGCTGCAACCACCGCTTTCTGGAAAGAAAAGCGCCTGAACATCATCGACACCCCGGGCCACGTTGACTTCACCATTGAAGTTGAACGTTCCCTGCGCGTGCTCGACGGTGCCGTCGCCCTTCTGGATGCAAACGCTGGCGTTGAGCCGCAGACTGAAACTGTTTGGCGTCAGGCCGACAAGTATCATGTCCCGCGGATGATCTTCGTCAACAAGATGGACAAGCTGGGCGCCGATTTCGATCGCTGCGTCAAGATGATCAAGGAACGCCTCGGCGCAACTCCGCTGGTCATGCAGCTTCCGGTTGGCGCTGAAAGCGAATTCGCTGGCTGTATCGACCTTCTGGAAATGAAGGCTCTGATCTGGCAGTCTGAAAACCTTGGCGCTGCCTGGGACGTTGTCGACATCCCGGCCGATCTCGTAGATCGCGCTCAGGAAGCTCGCGACGCTCTGATCGAGACTGTTGTCGAAGTCGACGAAGCTGTCATGGAAGCTTATCTGGAAGGCGAAGAGCCCTCCATCGAGACGCTCAAGAAGCTTATCCGTAAGGGTACGATCAGCACCGAATTCGTTCCGGTCTTCTGCGGTTCCGCGTTCAAGAACAAAGGCGTTCAGCCGCTTCTCGACGCAGTTGTCGACTACCTGCCGAGCCCGGTTGAAGTTCCGGACATCAAGGGTATCGACCCGAAGACCGAAAGCGAAATTATTCGCAAGTCTTCCGACGAAGAGCCGCTCGGCCTGCTGGCGTTCAAGATCGCCAATGACCCGTTTGTTGGTTCCCTGACGTTCTGCCGCATCTATTCCGGCGTTCTGAACAAGGGCGTGTCCCTGCTGAACACCGTGAAAGACAAGCGTGAGCGCGTCGGCCGGATGATGCAGATGCACTCCAACTCCCGCGAAGACATTGATGTAGCCTATGCAGGCGATATCGTTGCTATCGCAGGCCTGAAGGACACCACGACTGGCGACACCCTGTGTGATCCGCTGAAGCCGGTGATCCTGGAGCGCATGGAATTTCCGGAGCCGGTCATCGAGATCGCTGTCGAGCCGAAGACCAAGGGCGACCAGGAAAAGATGGGCCTCGCGCTCAACCGCCTGGCTGCTGAAGATCCGTCCTTCCGCGTCAAAACCGACGAAGAATCCGGTCAGACCATCATCGCCGGCATGGGCGAGCTGCACTTGGACATCATCGTCGACCGCATGAAGCGCGAATTCAAGGTCGAAGCCAACATCGGTGCGCCGCAGGTGGCTTACCGCGAAACCATCACCAAGGTTTCTGAAGTGGATTACACCCACAAGAAGCAGTCTGGTGGTTCCGGTCAGTTCGCTCGCGTCAAGCTGGTCATCGAGCCGGCCGAGCCGAACGAAGGCTACGTCTTCGAAAGCAAGATCGTCGGCGGGTCCATTCCGAAGGAATACATCCCGGGCGTTACCAAAGGTATCGAAAGCGTCATGTCTTCCGGTCCGCTGGCGGGCTTCCCGATGCTCGATATCAAGGCAACCCTGATCGATGGTGCCTACCACGACGTTGACTCCTCGGTTCTCGCCTTCGAAATCGCCGGCCGTGCCGGTTTCCGCGAAGGTATTGCAAAGGCCGGCCCGAAACTGCTCGAGCCGATCATGAAGGTCGAGGTTGTCACACCGGAAGACTACATGGGTGACGTGATTGGTGACCTGAACTCCCGCCGCGGCCAGATCGCGGGTACGGAGAACCGGGGCGTCGTTACTGTCATCACCGCAATGGTCCCGCTGGCCAACATGTTTGGTTACGTGAACAACCTGCGTTCCATGTCTCAGGGCCGCGCACAGTACTCGATGGTGTTCGATCACTACGAGCAGGTGCCGCAGGCTGTCGCCGAAGAGGTTCAGGCGAAATACGCCTGA
- the rplB gene encoding 50S ribosomal protein L2, which produces MALKTFNPTSPGRRQLVQVDRSGLWKGKPVKTLTEGLSKSGGRNNAGRLTSPNRGGGHKRSYRLVDFKRRKWDVPATVERLEYDPNRTAFIALIRYEDGELSYILAPQRLAAGDTVIAGESVDVKPGNAAPLARIPVGTIVHNVELKPGKGAQIARSAGAFVQIVGRDQGYTTLRLMSGEQRRVLGTCMASIGAVSNPDHANVNLGKAGRSRWLGIRPHTRGVAMNPIDHPHGGGEGRTSGGRHPVTPWGKPTKGKRTRRNKQTDKFIVRSRHAKK; this is translated from the coding sequence ATGGCACTTAAGACATTCAACCCGACGTCCCCAGGCCGCCGTCAGCTGGTTCAAGTTGATCGCTCTGGTCTGTGGAAAGGCAAGCCGGTCAAGACCCTGACCGAAGGCCTGTCCAAGTCCGGTGGCCGCAACAACGCCGGCCGCCTGACGTCTCCGAACCGCGGTGGCGGTCACAAGCGGTCTTACCGTCTTGTCGACTTCAAGCGCCGTAAATGGGACGTTCCGGCAACGGTCGAGCGCCTTGAATACGATCCGAACCGGACCGCATTCATTGCACTCATCCGTTACGAAGACGGTGAACTGAGCTACATCCTGGCGCCGCAGCGCCTGGCTGCTGGCGATACCGTCATCGCCGGTGAATCCGTCGACGTGAAACCGGGCAATGCCGCGCCGCTGGCTCGCATTCCGGTTGGTACGATCGTGCACAATGTCGAGCTGAAGCCGGGCAAAGGCGCCCAGATCGCTCGTTCGGCAGGTGCGTTCGTTCAGATCGTCGGCCGCGACCAGGGCTACACCACGCTGCGCCTGATGTCTGGCGAGCAGCGCCGTGTGCTCGGAACCTGCATGGCTTCCATTGGCGCCGTGTCCAACCCGGACCACGCCAACGTTAACCTGGGTAAAGCAGGCCGTTCCCGCTGGCTTGGCATTCGTCCGCATACTCGCGGTGTTGCCATGAACCCGATCGACCACCCGCACGGTGGTGGTGAAGGCAGGACCTCCGGCGGTCGTCATCCGGTTACTCCTTGGGGTAAACCGACCAAAGGTAAGCGTACGCGGCGCAATAAGCAGACTGATAAGTTTATCGTCCGCAGCCGTCACGCGAAGAAGTAA
- the rplV gene encoding 50S ribosomal protein L22: MGKPKRERTLADNEARAMTRMLRVSPRKLNLVAASIRGKKVGSAIADLTFSRKRIAQDVKKTLMSAIANAENNHDLDIDNLVVAEAHVGKAFVIKRFQARARGRVGRIEKPFSNLTIVVREVEETA; this comes from the coding sequence ATGGGCAAGCCGAAGCGTGAGCGGACGCTCGCTGACAATGAGGCCCGGGCAATGACCCGCATGCTGCGCGTTTCCCCGCGCAAGCTGAACCTCGTTGCGGCTTCGATCCGTGGCAAAAAAGTCGGTTCCGCGATCGCGGACCTGACATTCTCCCGCAAGCGCATTGCGCAGGACGTCAAGAAAACCTTGATGTCTGCCATTGCGAACGCGGAAAACAACCATGACCTGGACATCGACAACCTGGTGGTTGCTGAAGCACATGTCGGCAAGGCATTTGTGATCAAGCGGTTCCAGGCCCGTGCACGCGGTCGTGTTGGCCGGATCGAGAAGCCGTTCTCGAACCTGACCATCGTCGTGCGCGAAGTTGAGGAGACTGCCTGA
- the rpsS gene encoding 30S ribosomal protein S19, protein MARSIWKGPFVDGYLLKKADKVRESGRNEVIKTWSRRSTILPQFVGLTFGVYNGQKHVPVLVSEEMIGHKFGEFSPSRTYYGHGADKKAKRK, encoded by the coding sequence GTGGCACGTTCGATCTGGAAAGGTCCGTTTGTCGACGGGTATCTGCTGAAGAAAGCGGACAAGGTCCGTGAGTCCGGCCGGAACGAGGTCATCAAGACCTGGAGCCGCCGCTCTACCATCCTGCCGCAGTTCGTCGGCTTGACCTTCGGCGTCTATAACGGTCAAAAGCACGTTCCGGTGCTGGTGTCTGAGGAAATGATCGGTCACAAGTTCGGTGAGTTCTCGCCGAGCCGGACCTATTATGGACACGGCGCCGACAAGAAGGCGAAGAGGAAGTAA
- the rpsC gene encoding 30S ribosomal protein S3: MGHKTNPIGMRLGINRTWDSRWYANKNEYGDLLHEDFRIRELLLKELKQAAVSKVVIERPHKKCRVSIHSGRPGVVIGKKGADIERLRKKIADITNSEVHLNIVEVRKPEIDATLVAQSIAQQLERRVAFRRAMKRAVQSAMRLGAQGIRINCGGRLGGAEIARIEWYREGRVPLHTLRADIDYGVASAHTAYGVCGVKVWIFKGEILEHDPMASERRATAASEGNQGDRGGRRDRGRERAA; encoded by the coding sequence ATGGGACATAAGACAAACCCGATCGGCATGCGCCTCGGGATCAACCGCACCTGGGACAGCCGCTGGTACGCGAACAAGAACGAATACGGCGATCTTCTGCACGAAGATTTCCGCATCCGTGAGCTCCTGCTGAAGGAACTGAAGCAGGCTGCCGTGTCCAAGGTTGTTATCGAACGCCCGCACAAGAAGTGCCGCGTGTCCATTCACTCCGGTCGTCCGGGCGTGGTCATCGGTAAAAAGGGTGCCGATATCGAGCGTCTTCGCAAGAAGATCGCCGACATCACCAATTCCGAAGTGCATCTCAACATCGTTGAAGTGCGCAAGCCGGAAATCGACGCGACCCTGGTCGCCCAGTCGATTGCCCAGCAGCTGGAACGCCGCGTTGCTTTCCGTCGCGCCATGAAGCGGGCCGTTCAGTCCGCCATGCGTCTCGGTGCACAGGGCATCCGTATCAACTGCGGTGGCCGTCTCGGCGGTGCGGAAATTGCGCGTATCGAATGGTACCGCGAAGGCCGCGTCCCGCTTCACACGCTGCGTGCAGACATCGACTACGGTGTTGCAAGCGCTCACACGGCTTACGGCGTGTGCGGTGTGAAGGTCTGGATCTTCAAGGGTGAAATTCTGGAACACGATCCGATGGCGTCTGAGCGCCGTGCGACCGCTGCTTCCGAAGGCAACCAGGGTGATCGCGGCGGACGCCGGGATCGGGGCCGCGAGCGCGCAGCTTAA